The proteins below are encoded in one region of Belonocnema kinseyi isolate 2016_QV_RU_SX_M_011 chromosome 3, B_treatae_v1, whole genome shotgun sequence:
- the LOC117168856 gene encoding uncharacterized protein LOC117168856 produces MASCLYCVTLLKVIQRPLFKRIDVRRKSVLDEIHTDVISLPQWIMVSFYEEIGVQEMAVSYLRKEARTEVTCRIHKNDFVDKFLQISVEQYLRTTIAYINRILSGQITISTDQAEEAKAKKNLFLARAIANRKASLHTKMDSTHIGRLLQVFKI; encoded by the coding sequence ATGGCTTCATGTCTTTACTGTGTTACACTTCTAAAAGTCATACAAAGACCATTATTCAAACGAATCGACGTGAGACGGAAGTCTGTACTAGATGAAATTCACACTGACGTGATTTCTCTGCCCCAATGGATTATGGTCTCCTTTTATGAGGAAATCGGGGTACAGGAAATGGCAGTATCGTATCTCCGAAAAGAAGCTCGAACAGAAGTCACCTGTAGAATCCACAAGAATGATTTCGTGgataagtttcttcaaataagtGTAGAACAATATCTTCGAACAACCATAGCTTACATTAATAGAATTTTAAGCGGACAGATAACGATCTCCACTGATCAAGCTGAAGAAGCCAAAGCGAAAAAGAATCTCTTCCTTGCTAGAGCCATCGCGAACCGCAAAGCATCTTTGCATACAAAGATGGACTCCACTCATATCGGTCGGCTTTTacaggttttcaaaatttaa